Genomic DNA from Salvia miltiorrhiza cultivar Shanhuang (shh) chromosome 1, IMPLAD_Smil_shh, whole genome shotgun sequence:
cCATGTCTCGCCTCGTGCATATGAAGAAGGCATTGCACGTCAGTTGCCGTTGGACGGCGCAAGTAatgggctccaaaagcccgtatgaccgccttgcagaacttctttaTGCATACACGACCGGTTGAGTCCGCcactttgagatactcatcgaacacatccgcactaaccccggtggctaattggcggatagccgacgtgcatttctgcaaaggagaaagagaatctcGACCGAGTGCATCAATGCtcatatggaagaaaatatcttcaccttgaacagcctcgacgatgtgcaagaacagctccttctgcatgcgaAATCGACGCCGGAAAAAAGTAGGGCCGTACGTTGGATTGTCGacgaagtagtcttgcataagacgtacatgagcctcttcacgatcacggtggacgtatgatCGGGGACGTTTGGCACGCGCCGGCTCTGGTGCCGGTTGGGGGCAGTATGATTGAAGcagttgtttctgcaactcaaccaactccatgaacttttcagcgacttcgtcggaatcgggcgaagaatcatgttcaggtgacgacatttttggaagaacgaatatgatattttgcaagaaaaattgtaggaggaagaaggagtgagttgtgatgaatgaaagtgagttgtgatgaatgaatgaaggagaagtattatttatagagagaaaagaagattaaaaaaaaaaaggaaaatgggctCAAACGGACGAAAGAGCCGTTGGGggaaaaaaatcgaaaaatggTAGAAAAAAacgttgaaaaatatttatttatttttatttcggGCACGTGCAGAGCACGCGCCGCTCGAGTGCTACCCGAGCACTCGAGCATTCCTCGAGGAGCTCCCCCCCGCAACGCACcttgtaacaccctaatctaattaaagtgttaaaatgaatttaaatgactTTTGACAGCGAAAAACATAAGgatttaaattataaagaaattcaaagaaataaattcctaaataaaatatttgaaataattttaaaagaagGCCAGCCATGGAGGAAAAGCTAATATGATAACATTAAACCTGATAAGTTATATTAAAATCTCAAAAGTAGTTTTAGACTTTGAAACTATACAAGCAAAAGGCTAGATGTAACTACGCCatcatatttttcaaaatatatatatacttgacgCGCCCATTCGATCCTCCACGCGTCTCCAACCTTAgttacctgaaaatgttaaatatgggatgagcatatgaaatatactcagtgtgggaaacatgcaataattgtccacgttaataaaatggtcaacACATACGCACTGCACTGTACTGATAACTGAaattcgcacggtggcataccaaggactttaaagtcctggacccattgagcaggcccctggcgaataggttgcaaccttaactgtaacatgaaatcgcattgtggcataccaaggacggtgaagtcctggacccattgagcgggcccctagcgatataactgaatttacaacacatatggcaaacacataatattaaaatggacaacaaTTAACCAcggcatgtactgaaataaatcccacacctgaatttGAAGTTCAACTTGAAAGCTAATTCtgataattcaaattaaaatccatgtcctagtcgcgccgcacctagtcagataaattcgaataacaaaacataagggcctaattgaacttttagaaaataatttaaagtataagaccatataaaataattgatctaatgaatcaaataataaaatgtatgcttcttataaaaaaatttgggaTCAAAAATACCAAACCCAATATAATTagagtaaaattaaaatctgaagCCCAGCTACTAATTATACTAAGCCCAACCATCTTAAATTAAAACCAATCCTAGGGCCCAAGCCCATTCTTTCCTTCACCCTAATTTAATCACACTCCCAccatacacacacacatctcACGCAGCCTCActccctctcttcttctctccctctcggtGCCCTGCCCCCTCCCCTCTTCTCAgcctcctgccgccgccaccagaCGGCACGCCGCCGCCGGAGGCCGCGACTCTGCCTCCCCCTGTCCTCTCCTtaacctctctccctctctccctttCCATCGACTTCTCTCCCCCCTTCTGCCCTTCTCCTCGCCGCTCCAAGCCGCGGCTGACTCCTCCTCCGGCCTCATCCTCCGCCAACCGTCGCCTGCTCCTGCCCAACACCACCctcacctttctctctctcttcagccGACAGCGCGGCCACCCTCGCCGTCCCGCGACAGAGAGCAGCGGTTGGTCAGGccgcctccctccgtcccagcttcgGCGCTGCTGCTGTACTTCTTCCTGTCTCCGGCTGCCGTGGCGCACAGCGCGCGGCAGCGCTGCTGCTCCACCGCCTCTCCCCCTGTTCTAAGCCACAACCCCCCTTTCCAGTTCATTCTTctatttttcccttttcttcttttttttgtaaaaGCAGTGAATATGCATTCTAATAAATTTAATGCTGTATATGCAtgtttgaatttgaaaaaaaataagaacttTTGTGGGAGTTTGGTTTTGTGCAGAAATGAAAAACAGTAAATGAAATAACTTTgtaaaagttattaaaattaccAGCTTGGATTCTGTAGTGAGAGATGGAAATGGATTTATATGGTGTAGGAAAGCAGATGAGGAAAAAGCGAATTGGGGATAATGAATTGAGGTTTAAATAGAGAGAAATTCGTGGGTTGCAAGAATTAAGTTTCTGCTTCTTCAAGCTTACGTACATAGAATATGTGGCTGACAAGAAAATACTGAAATTGTGGATGAGGGAGCTTTACTTTCTCCCCAAGAATTCGAAGTTGTGGCTGAGGAGCTTATCCTTGCTGTTCAAGGATAAGTGTTCTTGATCAAGGATAAATGTTCTTCAAGATGAAGTTAAAAAAATTCGTATTATTGAAGCTCAAGTAAAAATATATGGCTGAAGATGAAAAATAGAATTGTGGTTAGGGAGAAAACACGTAGCTGCTGTTTCATGTATTTCAGTCGAACATTTACTAAATGTGATGGCTCTTAATAGGCTCTTTCAAACTCTAGCCcattaagaaaagaaaataaagagtaCTAATTAAGGCCCAATGAAATtttgtaaatatatttatttaggcccaatttGAGCATAAGAGTTTTGATTTGCTAAATTTATAATCTGTAacttaaaattatttatctaaCTAGGGGCACGACTATACCATTTACTAACTTGCTACATAAATATATTCTTTTCATGATataaaaatagttaaaatttaaataatgaaatcaaacaaaataattaaataattaaatgggTTTCGGGCTGTCACAACCCTACCCACTAAaagaaaatttcgtcctcgaaatttaactTACTTGGTTCTAAGTGGGGATAGCGAGCTAGGATTTCTTCTTCACGTTCCCAAGTTGCTTCATCAGGTCCGTGCCTAGTCCACTGAATTTTTACTAAGGGTATTTCTTTACCTCGCAAAACCTTTACCTTCCGATCCAGTATGACACTCGGCTCCTCTTCGTACGTGAGGTCCTTATTGATTTGAAGTTCTTCATGATGAACGATGTGACTAGGATCGTGCAGATATTTTCGCAGCATGGAGACGTGAAACACGTTGTGTACAGCCGACAATTCTGGCGTTAAAGCTAAACGATAGGCTACGTCTCCTATGCGCTCGAGGATttcaaaaggtcctataaatCGAGGCCTTAACTTCCCTTTCTTGCCGAATCGTAGAACTCCTTTCATTGGTGCTACCTTGAGAAATACTTTTTCACCAACCTGAAAATTTAACTCCTTTCGCCTGCGATCAGCATATGATTTCTGTCGATCCTGAGCCATTTTAAtcttctcttttattttctcGATGACCTCAACCGTTTTCTCAACGATTTCCGGGCCCAACACTTTTCGTTCACCAACTTCGTCCCAATAtagtggcgatctacactttctcccatataacgcttcgtatggagccatgcCAAGGGTCGTTTGAAAACTGTTGTTATACGCGAATTCAATCAAGGGCAGGTGAGTTTCCCAGTTGCCTCCAATATCCATGATACTAGTTCGCAGCATGTCTTCAAGAATTTGAATAGTCCTTTcagattgtccatctgtttgtgGATGATATGCTGTCGAAAAATTGAGCTTAGTTCCCATGGCTGCATGTAAACTTTTCCAAAATCTGGACGTGAATCTTGGATCTCGATCAGAAACAATGGATACTGGCACTCCATGTAGTCTCACCACCTCTTGCACGTACAATCTCGCCAATTGGTCCATCGAATAAGTCATTTTTACAGGAAGAAAGTGTGCTGACTTAGTAAGTCGATCCACGACTACCCAAATTGCATCGTGACTGCGTGTTGTCTTCGGAAGTCTCACTACAAAATCCATTGTAATGTGTTCCCATTTCCATTCGGGTATCTCCAATGGATTCAACAATCCAGACGGTCGTTGGTGTtcggccttcacttgttggcacGTCATACATTTTCCAACATATTCAGCTATCGATCTCTTCATGCCTCTCCACCAAAATGTTTTTCgaagatcttgatacatcttggTGCTTCCAGGATGTGCCGTGTAGGTCGTGCAGTGTGCCTCATCCAGAATTTCCTTTATCAACTGCTTGTCTTTAGGGACACAAATTCTGCCTGCATATGTAAGCGTTCCATCATTTGCCAACGAGAAACCCATATTATCATGGCTAAGTCCCTTATTCTTCATCTTCTGGAGGAAGTTGTTGGTTTCTTGGATTTTCTTAATTCGATCTCGTAATGTAGGCCTAACAACTAGCGTTGCGAGCATAGCTTCCTTGGCATTCGGAGTTATCACTTCGAGTTTCAACTTTTCAAATTCTCTTATCAAAGTCTCCTGTTGAGTCATCATCAAAGCTAGTTGTCCTTCACCTTTTCGGCTAAGTGCATCTGCCACCACATTAGCCTTTCCTGGGTGGTACTGTATAGTacagtcataatccttcacgagttctAGCCAccttctttgtctcatgttcagcTCTTTCTGTGTGAAGAAATATTTCAAGCTTTTGTGATCGGTGAAGATCTCACATTTTCCTCCATACAAGtaatgtctccaaatctttagcGCATGAACCACAGCGGCTAGCTCTAGATCATGTGTAGGGTAGTTATGCTCGTGTGGCTTCAACTGTCTGGATGCATAGGCAATAACTTTCCCTTTTTGCATTAGAACACATCCCAAACCTTGTTTCGAGGCGTCGGTATAAATGACAAAATCATCTGATCCATCAGGTATGGTTAATACCGGTGCTGTCGTCAATCTTCTTTTCAGCTCCTGAAAACTTTGCTCGCACTTATCAGTCCACTGGAACGCAACTCCTTTCCTTGTTAATTGTGTCATCGAACCCGCTATCTTTGAGAATCCCTCGATGAATCTTCTATAATAACCAGCGAGTCCAAGAAAACTCCTTACCTCACTTGCATTTGTAGGTGCCTTCCAATTACTTACAGCTTCAACCTTAGCTGGGTCCACCTCAATTCCATTTCCAGTCACCACGTGACCAAGAAAAACTACTCGGTCTAGCCAAAATTCGCATTTCTTAAATTTGGCATAAAGTTTTTCACTCCTCAATGTTTCCAAGACGATCTTAAGATGCTCTTCATGTTGTGCATTATCTCTTGAGTATATCAAGATGTCGTCGATGAAAACTATGACGAACTTGTCCAAATATGAGTGAAAAACACGATTCATCAGGTCCATAAATACCGCTGgagcattggttagaccaaatggcataaCTACAAACTCATAATGACCGTATCTTGTCCGAAAAGCTGTTTTCGGTACATCGCTACCCTTTATCTTGAGTTGGTGGTAGCCCGACCTCAGATCAATTTTTGAAAACACCTTTGCACCCTTCAATTGGTCGAACAAATcttctatccttggtaaaggatacttgttcttgatGGTAAGTCGATTAAGCTCACGGTAGTCGATACACATACGCAttgttccatctttcttcttaacaaacaagacaggcgctccccaaggtgatacacttggccgtATGAATCCTATGTCCAAAAGCTCTTGTAGTTGTGTTTTTAAttcctccaattcttttggCGCCATCCTATATGGTGCTTTTGAAACAGGTGCTGCTCCAGGCATTAAATCAATCGCGAACTCCACTTGCCTATCTGGCGGTAATCCAGGTAAATTCTCGGGAAAAACATCGGAGTAATCACGTACCACTGGCACACTTTCGAGAGTAAGTTCTCCATCTTCTTTGCCTACAATGCTTACGAGATAAGCCTCGCCAAAGCCTTTGTTCAAAATCTTTATTGCTTTCATCGCAGATATCACCATAGGCATTTTTCCTAACTTTGATCCTTGAAATGAAAATTCTTTCTTTCCTGGTACGTTGAAAGCAACTTCCCTCTCGTGACACTTAATTGTTGCAAAGTTTCGActtagccagtccattcctaaaatCACATCGAAGTCGTGCATCTCTATGAGGTACAAATCGGCTTCAAGCTTTCTATTTCTAAAGTTCAAGGGAATTCTCCGAGCAATCCTATTCGTCTTAATGCATTCTCCAGAAGGGACACTTATGTTCAAGGCTAAGTTTTCTACTTCACAAGGGATATGATTCTTTTGACAAAACTTTGCAGAAATGAACGAGTGCGAAGCTccagaatcaaatagaacaacTGCTGGTGTTCCAGATATGAGTAACGTACCAGTCATTGTGTCATCGTCCTCTGCTTCTTCTTGATCAGCTAAAGCGAAGAATCGAgcatttcctttcttttctggCTCTTTGCCTCCTCTTTTGTCTGGTCCCACATTTTTCTTCCCTTCTGGCGCATTATATATCTTTTTAGGACAATTATGTGTAGTGTGCCCCGGTTCGTGGCAAAAGAAACAAACTCTTTTACCCCACATGCACTCTCCATAGTGATATTTTCCACATTTCTGGCATTGTGGTCTTGTCCCCGTTGTTCCTGGATTAACGCCTCCACCAAACTTCGGCCTCTTATCTTGGAAGTTTCCTCCGCCTTGATTATAGTTCTCCCACTTCCTTTTCATAGGTTGATTCGCTGGCTTTTGTGCAGAGATGTTTGACCCAAGAGCAGTTGCCACCTCTTCGGCTCGCTTAACCAAATCGCTAAAATCTTCAATTACATGTGCAGCCATAATTCCCTTGATGTCAGTTCTCAGTCCCTTTCTGAACCTAGCTATCATTTTATCTTCTGTGTCAACTAGGTGTGGTGCAAAACGAGCCAACTCATTAAATTTCCTCTCGTACTCCTCTATAGTCATATTTCCTTGTTTCAACTCAAAGAACTCGGTTTCCTTCTTTTCTCTGAATGACAGAGGAAAGTATTTATCCATTACTACTCCCTTGAAGATTTTCCAATTGAGAACATTGCGATCCTCTTCTCCCAACAGACGATAGAAATGTTTCCACCATTGTCGAGCGTCCTCTTTGAGTTGAAAAACAGCACATGAAACTTTCTGTTCCTCGGTACAGTTGATGTGAGTGAAAATCCGTTCAAGCTCTTCCAACCACTCTTCAGCTGCTAGCGGTCCATCACGTCCATTGAATCGTGGCGGATTATAATTCCGAAATCGCTCTACCGCTTGATCCATTGTGTTAGAGGTCTGGTTTAGGTCTCGCTGCGTGGCCTGAGTTTGGGTTTGCTGTTGGACAAAACCTTGTAAGGCGCTCAGAAATTGACTCATGAAGTCTCCTCCATTAGTTGGATGAGGTTGTCCAGCTTCTGCTTCGGAATTTGTATTTGAGTTCTCGGCGTGGTGGGAATGTGCACGCGTATTCCTCATGGTTCTATATTCAGAGGCACTATCACATAAATAAGGGATTATAAAACAAGACTTTTCTAGGAAAATGCTAGGTTATTCCTAATTCGAGGACTATATTCaacatgaaaagtttgaactcaTCAAATCTCAATGTCATGAACTGTAAAATTCCGAAATAAAATTCATAGCTGcaataatcttcaacataataacttgtatactgaactttctcataataacttgcATAATGAACTTGAACTTTCTGATAACAACTTCAATTATTGCAGCAAGTTTAACATAAATTCGGAATATAAACAGTTTATACTCATCCCCTTGAAAACTTTTAAAATAACTTTTACCTTGATGTCGGAGCGCGTAGTGGTCGAATGGCCTTGTCACACTTGACTTGAaacattttaagaaaaattttattttgcagagtctacaggaaagtagacctgctctgataccatactgtaacaccctaatctaattaaagtgttaaaatgaatttaaatgactTTTGACAGCGAAAAACATAAGgatttaaattataaagaaattcaaagaaataaattcctaaataaaatatttgaaataattttaaaagaagGCCAGCCATGGAGGAAAAGCTAATATGATAACATTAAACCTGATAAGTTATATTAAAATCTCAAAAGTAGTTTTAGACTTTGAAACTATACAAGCAAAAGGCTAGATGTAACTACGCCatcatatttttcaaaatatatatatacttgacgCGCCCATTCGATCCTCCACGCGTCTCCAACCTTAGTTACctaaaaatgttaaatatgggatgagcatatgaaatatactcagtgtgggaaacatgcaataattgtccacgttaataaaatggtcaacACATACGCACTGCACTGTACTGATAACTGAaattcgcacggtggcataccaaggactttaaagtcctggacccattgagcaggcccctggcgaataggttgcaaccttaactgtaacatgaaatcgcattgtggcataccaaggacggtgaagtcctggacccattgagcgggcccctagcgatataactgaatttacaacacatatggcaaacacataatattaaaatggacaacaaTTAACCAcggcatgtactgaaataaatcccacacctgaatttGAAGTTCAACTTGAAAGCTAATTCtgataattcaaattaaaatccatgtcctagtcgcgccgcacctagtcagataaattcgaataacaaaacataagggcctaattgaacttttagaaaataatttaaagtataagaccatataaaataattgatctaatgaatcaaataataaaatgtatgcttcttataaaaaaatttgggaTCAAAAA
This window encodes:
- the LOC131010747 gene encoding uncharacterized protein LOC131010747; translated protein: MRNTRAHSHHAENSNTNSEAEAGQPHPTNGGDFMSQFLSALQGFVQQQTQTQATQRDLNQTSNTMDQAVERFRNYNPPRFNGRDGPLAAEEWLEELERIFTHINCTEEQKVSCAVFQLKEDARQWWKHFYRLLGEEDRNVLNWKIFKGVVMDKYFPLSFREKKETEFFELKQGNMTIEEYERKFNELARFAPHLVDTEDKMIARF